A part of Maridesulfovibrio hydrothermalis AM13 = DSM 14728 genomic DNA contains:
- a CDS encoding ATP-binding protein: protein MNNSLRLKISIGTGLILMLFFFLLGYYIVDSQKKLLEDSLYDNGNRIASLAARSCAEYLPRFSFFLIEDLAISIEQSPQIAFCEVFDKDGVSLLQSGNIVSKDHNVKNKPSYGENVMIVTRPIYNDNENIGRVEIGLKLDKVKKEIKEKTISLIVLFSSCMLCTIIALDAFFQRILITPLKLLANKTRKIARRKFVTVDVGSRMDEIGVLALNFNHMSRNLESLYKTLEVKVQERTSELENANQRLVKAISKSEAMAVEAAKGTVAKSQFLAAMSHEIRTPMNAILGMAEILANSELDSEQKRFVGILQESGEALLHLINEILDLSKIESGEISFENTDLDLDRIIGKAFKVTAHAGHGKGLELAYNINRDVPVLMMGDPSRLQQIFVNLIGNAIKFTERGFVVVETSLKHDTEFGLGNRMNIHFAIRDSGIGIEEDKVDAIFDRFTQADSSTTRKYGGTGLGLSICKSLCEAMGGKIWIESKKGFGTTVNLQIPFTKDPRGSAYRSPFRNKSILVIDDQDYSRQSFSVRLSSRAGKIDKAQNMEVGREFLSDSIKSGKPYDLVLIRDTIHGWNWQRTVSAVTDMNFPEEKIILLTTVGHDYIKNFAGAVHLSPPDLHTLEKSAKDIFNRKEKQAANEIDTIKSKAVPNNTKIRPLNILLVEDNKANCMLIELFFRDLPHTLHIANNGEEGFNRVQNEHFDMIFMDIEMPIMDGYECTRTIRTWENNTDITPCIIVALTAHALTEAKEKITDAGCDSFLTKPISKDKIVNTINELCKPMMS from the coding sequence ATGAACAATAGCTTACGTTTGAAAATATCCATAGGAACCGGCCTTATTCTTATGCTGTTCTTCTTTCTTCTGGGATACTATATTGTAGATTCCCAAAAGAAACTTCTTGAAGACAGCCTCTACGATAATGGCAACCGGATTGCATCTCTTGCCGCACGCTCATGCGCGGAATACCTTCCCCGTTTCAGTTTTTTTCTAATAGAGGATCTTGCCATTTCCATTGAACAGTCCCCGCAGATCGCCTTTTGCGAAGTATTCGACAAAGACGGAGTTTCCCTGCTCCAGTCAGGAAACATCGTATCCAAAGACCACAACGTAAAAAATAAACCCTCATACGGGGAAAATGTAATGATTGTCACCCGTCCAATATACAATGATAACGAAAACATCGGGCGGGTTGAAATAGGGCTTAAGCTGGACAAGGTCAAAAAAGAAATCAAGGAAAAAACAATAAGCCTGATTGTGCTTTTCAGCTCGTGCATGCTTTGCACCATCATTGCCCTTGATGCCTTTTTCCAGCGCATTCTCATTACTCCTCTCAAACTGCTCGCCAATAAAACCAGAAAAATTGCCCGCCGAAAATTTGTTACAGTTGATGTAGGCTCACGCATGGATGAAATCGGAGTTCTGGCCCTTAACTTCAACCATATGAGTCGTAATCTTGAAAGCCTTTACAAAACCCTTGAAGTAAAAGTTCAGGAGCGGACCTCTGAGCTTGAAAACGCCAACCAGCGGCTTGTCAAAGCTATTTCCAAATCAGAAGCTATGGCTGTGGAAGCTGCTAAGGGAACCGTTGCAAAATCCCAGTTTCTGGCCGCAATGAGTCACGAGATCAGAACTCCCATGAACGCGATTCTGGGCATGGCAGAAATACTTGCAAATTCTGAACTGGATAGTGAGCAAAAAAGATTTGTTGGAATTTTGCAGGAATCGGGTGAAGCACTGCTTCATCTGATCAATGAGATTCTTGACCTGAGCAAAATCGAATCAGGCGAAATCTCCTTTGAAAACACAGACCTTGACCTTGACCGCATCATCGGTAAAGCCTTCAAAGTGACAGCCCACGCAGGACATGGAAAAGGCCTTGAACTTGCTTACAACATTAACCGCGATGTTCCAGTCCTTATGATGGGAGACCCATCCAGACTGCAGCAGATTTTCGTCAACCTCATCGGAAATGCCATTAAATTCACAGAAAGAGGTTTCGTGGTTGTTGAAACATCCCTTAAGCACGATACAGAATTCGGATTAGGAAACCGGATGAACATACACTTCGCAATTAGGGACAGCGGAATAGGTATTGAAGAAGATAAAGTTGATGCAATTTTCGACCGTTTTACTCAGGCAGACTCATCAACAACGAGAAAGTACGGAGGAACAGGGCTGGGCCTTTCTATCTGCAAATCTTTATGCGAGGCAATGGGCGGGAAAATATGGATTGAAAGCAAAAAGGGATTCGGTACTACAGTCAACCTGCAGATACCTTTTACAAAAGATCCACGAGGCTCGGCTTATCGCTCACCATTTAGGAATAAATCAATTCTGGTCATTGATGATCAGGATTACTCCCGCCAGTCTTTTTCCGTAAGGCTGAGTTCACGGGCCGGTAAAATCGACAAAGCCCAAAACATGGAAGTAGGGCGAGAGTTTTTAAGTGACAGCATTAAATCAGGTAAGCCTTACGATCTGGTCCTGATCAGGGACACCATTCACGGCTGGAACTGGCAGCGTACGGTTTCAGCCGTAACGGATATGAACTTCCCGGAAGAAAAAATAATCCTGCTTACCACCGTGGGCCACGATTATATCAAAAATTTTGCAGGGGCAGTTCACCTGTCTCCCCCGGATCTGCATACACTTGAAAAATCGGCTAAAGATATTTTTAACCGTAAAGAGAAACAAGCCGCAAATGAAATAGACACAATAAAATCTAAAGCCGTTCCAAATAACACGAAGATACGGCCCCTTAACATTCTGCTGGTGGAAGACAACAAGGCCAACTGCATGCTCATTGAATTGTTTTTCAGAGATCTCCCCCACACTCTGCACATTGCCAATAACGGGGAAGAAGGCTTCAACAGAGTCCAAAACGAGCATTTTGATATGATCTTCATGGACATTGAAATGCCCATCATGGATGGTTATGAGTGCACCCGCACAATAAGGACATGGGAAAACAATACGGACATAACGCCCTGCATCATCGTGGCACTTACCGCTCATGCCCTGACCGAAGCCAAGGAAAAAATTACGGACGCAGGGTGCGACTCCTTCCTCACT
- a CDS encoding BMP family lipoprotein, with protein MKKFITTIILLIGFSSIVWAKQPVVGFVTGASGLGDLSYNDMSYGGVRKAQQEYKFKLIILEPGKSGKSTEKEFINIIKISDILLLVGAQHAQLVEETAGKFPDKKFILLEVPIDTMENVSSVAFKQGEGSFLAGALAAYMSKTGKIGFIGATPVPAVREFEHGYIKGAEYAVPEIKVEVAYVTPLGDFSGFKAPDKGYVIAMNQYRNGADTVFTVAGLTGNGVIEAARRSGNFAIGVDSDQDSLAKGFVLTSMIKRLGIASYNELKAAMENRFNPGPTYYGLKEGGIGLSQMKYTRDKIPEKILKKIAQIKSKIINGEIQVNFKTPPR; from the coding sequence ATGAAAAAATTTATTACCACAATAATTTTACTTATCGGGTTCAGCTCAATTGTATGGGCGAAACAGCCTGTTGTCGGCTTTGTTACCGGCGCGTCAGGACTTGGCGATCTATCCTACAATGATATGAGCTATGGCGGTGTGCGCAAAGCACAGCAGGAATACAAGTTCAAACTAATCATCCTCGAACCGGGCAAAAGCGGTAAATCAACAGAAAAAGAATTCATTAATATTATAAAAATATCCGACATACTCCTTCTGGTCGGCGCCCAGCATGCCCAGCTGGTAGAAGAAACGGCCGGTAAGTTCCCTGACAAAAAATTTATTCTCCTTGAAGTCCCTATAGATACTATGGAAAATGTTTCCTCTGTCGCCTTCAAACAAGGCGAGGGATCATTTCTGGCAGGAGCACTGGCAGCCTACATGAGCAAAACCGGCAAAATAGGCTTCATCGGCGCAACTCCCGTTCCTGCGGTTCGGGAATTCGAACACGGATATATTAAAGGGGCAGAATATGCTGTACCGGAAATCAAAGTAGAAGTGGCTTACGTAACCCCTCTAGGAGACTTTTCCGGCTTCAAAGCACCAGATAAAGGATACGTAATTGCCATGAATCAATACCGCAATGGAGCGGACACGGTTTTCACTGTCGCAGGGCTTACCGGTAATGGAGTAATTGAGGCCGCACGGCGCAGCGGCAATTTTGCCATCGGCGTAGACTCTGATCAGGATTCCCTTGCAAAAGGATTCGTACTGACCAGTATGATAAAAAGGCTGGGTATTGCCAGCTATAACGAACTCAAGGCCGCCATGGAAAACCGTTTCAATCCCGGTCCGACTTATTATGGACTGAAAGAAGGCGGAATTGGACTCAGCCAGATGAAATATACCAGAGATAAGATACCTGAAAAAATTCTCAAAAAAATTGCGCAGATAAAAAGCAAGATTATAAACGGTGAAATTCAGGTTAATTTTAAAACGCCACCCAGGTAG
- a CDS encoding DMT family transporter produces MSSINSNNNQQASHLVPVAAILGAVLLWGSAFAAMKYLVDTLNPWAVMWMRTGIATLVLTPFTARLAGPVKKGKDRKALALMALFMPCLYFLFESYALTYTSATQAGLISASLPLMVAVGAGIFFKEKTTIAGWAGLGLSILGVAALTMSGNPSDNAANPALGNALELIAMVCAAGYMLLIKRLSASYGPWTLTAVQNAAGCIFFLPGLYLLFRDGLGNDPASILIIAGYLGAFVTLGAFLLYNVGISHLPAGKASAFINLVPAIAAFFGWVILGETLTFNQIMSSGIIFAGVALAQRGNRILQDFKSLSKLIKKLKSTKPTDSEN; encoded by the coding sequence ATGAGCAGTATTAATTCAAATAATAATCAGCAGGCGTCACACCTTGTCCCTGTGGCCGCCATACTTGGCGCAGTTCTGCTTTGGGGCAGCGCCTTTGCCGCTATGAAATATCTGGTGGACACATTAAATCCGTGGGCGGTCATGTGGATGAGAACCGGTATTGCAACACTTGTGCTGACCCCATTTACAGCACGCCTTGCAGGGCCGGTCAAAAAAGGAAAAGACCGCAAGGCTCTGGCCTTGATGGCCCTTTTTATGCCCTGTCTGTACTTCCTGTTTGAATCATACGCTCTGACCTACACATCTGCCACACAAGCAGGGCTTATCTCAGCATCACTGCCGTTAATGGTCGCTGTCGGTGCCGGTATTTTCTTTAAAGAGAAGACAACCATCGCAGGCTGGGCTGGTCTGGGCCTATCCATACTCGGTGTAGCAGCACTTACCATGAGCGGAAATCCATCAGACAATGCTGCAAACCCTGCTTTAGGAAATGCGCTTGAACTTATTGCAATGGTCTGCGCAGCCGGATACATGCTGCTCATCAAACGCCTTTCCGCCAGCTACGGCCCCTGGACATTGACCGCTGTGCAAAATGCGGCCGGCTGTATATTTTTCCTGCCGGGACTTTACCTCCTTTTCCGGGACGGTCTTGGAAATGACCCCGCGAGCATTCTGATTATTGCCGGCTATCTTGGTGCATTTGTAACGCTGGGGGCCTTTTTGCTATACAACGTAGGCATAAGCCACCTGCCTGCTGGTAAGGCATCCGCTTTCATCAACCTTGTACCCGCAATTGCGGCTTTCTTCGGCTGGGTCATACTCGGCGAAACACTTACTTTTAACCAGATCATGTCCTCCGGGATCATTTTTGCTGGAGTTGCACTGGCCCAGCGGGGTAACAGGATTTTGCAGGATTTTAAGTCATTATCTAAGTTAATAAAAAAACTTAAATCCACTAAGCCTACCGATTCTGAAAACTAA
- a CDS encoding helix-turn-helix domain-containing protein, with product MNKGSIRYLRPKEIEGLEIQEVVNSNHSFPNHTHGFHSVGVMEADGCYCRQPGSGSSFVRSGEIALFNPGLVHSGVLTDLNTRLTYRVFSFDNPLIKKALVDLAEKDSLPEFKSIVIKDKLTTGTLTQLNLAVKARTSRLALDTALARAAAALLARHCETVPRVPQTKEPTAVKLAREYLTENLSGQISLDELSKIAGLSRYHLLRVFKRATGLPPHSYHLQQRIEHAKRLLRSGTPFAETALQSGFSDQSHFTNTFRKYTGATPTQYTCI from the coding sequence ATGAACAAAGGATCAATCAGATATCTGCGACCCAAAGAAATCGAAGGGCTGGAGATACAAGAGGTTGTAAATTCCAACCACTCTTTCCCGAACCATACCCACGGATTTCACTCTGTCGGAGTTATGGAGGCAGACGGCTGCTATTGCCGCCAGCCCGGTTCAGGAAGTTCCTTTGTGCGCAGCGGAGAGATTGCCCTTTTCAACCCCGGTTTAGTACATTCCGGAGTTCTGACCGATTTAAACACCCGCCTCACTTACCGCGTTTTTTCCTTTGATAATCCACTCATAAAAAAGGCACTGGTAGACCTTGCTGAAAAAGACAGCCTGCCGGAATTTAAATCAATTGTCATAAAAGATAAGCTTACCACCGGAACCCTGACCCAGCTCAATCTGGCTGTTAAAGCCAGAACAAGCAGACTGGCTCTTGATACCGCCCTTGCCCGTGCAGCCGCAGCACTGCTGGCCCGCCATTGCGAAACAGTTCCCAGAGTACCGCAGACGAAAGAACCTACAGCAGTAAAGCTGGCCCGTGAATATCTGACCGAAAATCTTTCGGGCCAAATATCACTTGATGAACTTTCAAAAATTGCCGGACTATCCCGCTACCACCTGCTGCGCGTTTTCAAAAGAGCAACCGGATTACCACCACACAGCTATCACCTTCAGCAACGCATTGAGCATGCCAAACGACTCCTGCGCTCAGGGACTCCCTTCGCTGAAACAGCATTGCAAAGCGGATTTTCAGATCAGAGCCATTTCACCAACACATTCCGCAAATATACAGGGGCCACACCGACACAGTATACTTGCATATAA
- a CDS encoding MGMT family protein, which produces MAIQIFTARVIDITGSIPKGKVTTYGGVAAMAGNPRAARQVARILHTCSEKEDLPWHRVINQKGRISLKRGQGYEEQRGLLELEGVVFDLSGRVDFDEFLWIP; this is translated from the coding sequence ATGGCTATACAGATATTCACAGCACGGGTAATCGACATTACAGGCTCCATCCCGAAAGGAAAGGTCACCACTTATGGCGGCGTAGCTGCAATGGCCGGAAATCCGCGTGCTGCGCGTCAGGTTGCGCGTATTCTCCACACCTGTTCAGAAAAAGAAGATTTGCCGTGGCATCGGGTAATCAATCAGAAAGGCCGCATTTCGCTTAAGCGCGGGCAGGGGTATGAGGAGCAGCGGGGGCTTCTCGAACTGGAGGGAGTCGTCTTTGATCTTTCCGGGCGTGTTGATTTTGATGAATTTTTATGGATTCCATAA
- a CDS encoding HDOD domain-containing protein produces the protein MIIYVADLKSGMVLAADVKGSNGRLLLPAGTSLNEQHLRVLNIWGVSEAEIDVQGTDSTVGEEESVDPLLLEKADKHADGLFIYADMGHEPMPTLKEACVKKYVELLSLNEDLPRLPQIPEGRFEVPASPAFESVSAFLDSGVKLSSFPDIYYKIMDALDDPSSTSNTLADIISKDSGLCAKLLSLVNSPLYGFNKPVDSLSRAVSLVGTQGLSQLALGVTVMNSFQGFDGKYFSMSDFWKHSLSCGVFCRILSSQIPGTSQDNCFLVGMLHDLGRLIMLQLAPEESTLSFQLAKSQGFSLDLAERVVFGFDHCQLAGELFEIWNFPPALTEAVVGHHGHGKDVLLESAICSVGDTMAVAMQEGSNGSGFVKAPYIGAWDSLGLPSSALATALLKARRQIDDILTIFGG, from the coding sequence ATGATTATTTATGTCGCGGATTTAAAATCTGGAATGGTGCTTGCTGCTGATGTCAAAGGAAGCAACGGCCGATTATTGCTTCCGGCAGGAACCTCTTTAAATGAGCAGCATTTGCGTGTTTTAAATATCTGGGGAGTAAGCGAAGCTGAAATTGATGTGCAGGGGACTGATTCAACTGTGGGAGAAGAGGAGTCCGTTGATCCATTGCTGTTAGAAAAGGCAGATAAACATGCTGACGGGCTTTTTATTTATGCAGATATGGGCCATGAGCCGATGCCTACTCTTAAAGAGGCATGTGTTAAAAAGTATGTAGAACTGCTTTCATTAAATGAGGATTTGCCGCGTCTGCCTCAAATCCCTGAGGGGCGATTTGAAGTTCCTGCTTCTCCTGCTTTTGAAAGCGTATCTGCCTTTCTGGATAGCGGGGTCAAGCTGTCTTCTTTCCCCGACATCTATTATAAAATTATGGACGCTCTTGATGATCCCAGCTCAACATCCAATACCCTTGCAGATATTATTTCAAAGGACTCCGGACTTTGTGCCAAACTTTTAAGTTTGGTGAACAGTCCTTTGTACGGCTTTAACAAACCTGTTGATTCACTAAGCAGAGCCGTTTCGCTGGTGGGAACGCAGGGGCTAAGCCAACTGGCTCTGGGTGTTACGGTCATGAATTCATTTCAGGGTTTTGACGGTAAATATTTTTCAATGTCCGATTTCTGGAAGCATTCCTTATCTTGCGGAGTATTCTGCCGTATTTTGTCATCCCAGATTCCCGGTACTTCTCAGGATAATTGTTTTCTGGTGGGTATGCTGCATGATCTGGGACGGCTCATTATGCTGCAACTGGCACCGGAAGAAAGTACATTATCTTTCCAGCTTGCCAAATCACAGGGTTTTTCACTTGATTTAGCAGAAAGAGTGGTCTTTGGATTTGACCATTGCCAGCTTGCCGGTGAGCTTTTCGAGATTTGGAATTTTCCACCTGCACTGACCGAAGCAGTAGTAGGGCATCACGGACATGGCAAAGATGTTTTACTTGAGTCTGCAATCTGCTCTGTGGGTGATACTATGGCTGTGGCTATGCAGGAAGGTTCTAACGGTTCCGGTTTTGT